The following are from one region of the Flavimobilis soli genome:
- a CDS encoding NAD(P)H-quinone dehydrogenase, which produces MVTVETQSRDLQATTIVIVGGGPGGYEAALVARRLGAEVVVVERRGLGGAAVLTDVVPSKTLIATADWMTIAERASELGITLSNGEFPGQGGTAPLAVDLGVVNARVRGLAQAQSQDIRTRLEREGVRVIDGTGRVESSSRVVVAGADGSETAIDCDAVLVATGATPRELDAAKPDGRRILTWTQLYDLDVLPEKLIVVGSGVTGAEFAGAYNALGVPVVLVSSRDHVLPNEDADAAAVIEEVFRDRGMELVPRSRAVAAQVVGEGDDEHVEVTLADGRVLTGSHVLMAVGSIPNTAGIGLEEAGVALSESGHIQVDRVSRTTVRGIYAAGDCTGTFPLASVAAQQGRIAMSHVLGDTVVPIRLRTVAANIFTTPEIATVGYSEVALQAQKSKYSVTMLPLARNARAKMLGMRHGFVKLFFHPDAGVVLGGVVVAPRASELIFPITLAVQHRLTVDDVAEAFTIYPSLTGSIGEVARMGHHRRLD; this is translated from the coding sequence ATGGTCACCGTGGAAACTCAGTCACGCGACCTCCAGGCCACCACGATCGTCATCGTCGGGGGTGGACCCGGCGGCTACGAGGCAGCGCTCGTCGCACGGCGGCTCGGCGCCGAGGTCGTCGTCGTCGAGCGGCGTGGTCTCGGCGGTGCGGCGGTCCTCACGGACGTCGTCCCGTCGAAGACCCTCATCGCGACCGCCGACTGGATGACGATCGCGGAGCGCGCCTCGGAGCTCGGCATCACGCTGTCGAACGGCGAGTTCCCCGGTCAGGGTGGCACCGCGCCCCTCGCCGTCGACCTCGGTGTCGTCAACGCACGCGTGCGCGGGCTCGCCCAGGCGCAGTCGCAGGACATCCGCACGCGCCTCGAGCGCGAGGGCGTGCGCGTCATCGACGGCACGGGCCGCGTCGAGTCGTCGTCGCGCGTCGTCGTGGCGGGTGCGGACGGCTCGGAGACGGCGATCGACTGCGACGCCGTCCTCGTCGCGACGGGCGCGACGCCGCGCGAGCTCGACGCCGCGAAGCCCGACGGCCGCCGCATCCTGACGTGGACCCAGCTCTACGACCTCGACGTCCTGCCGGAGAAGCTCATCGTCGTCGGCTCGGGCGTCACGGGCGCCGAGTTCGCGGGCGCGTACAACGCGCTCGGCGTGCCGGTCGTGCTCGTGTCGAGCCGTGACCACGTCCTGCCGAACGAGGACGCCGACGCCGCCGCCGTGATCGAGGAGGTGTTCCGCGACCGCGGGATGGAGCTCGTGCCGCGCTCGCGCGCGGTCGCGGCCCAGGTCGTGGGCGAGGGCGACGACGAGCACGTCGAGGTCACGCTCGCCGACGGCCGCGTGCTGACGGGCTCGCACGTCCTCATGGCGGTCGGCTCGATCCCGAACACCGCGGGCATCGGCCTCGAGGAGGCGGGCGTCGCGCTCTCCGAGTCGGGCCACATCCAGGTCGACCGCGTCTCGCGGACGACCGTCCGCGGCATCTACGCCGCCGGCGACTGCACGGGGACCTTCCCGCTCGCGTCCGTCGCGGCGCAGCAGGGGCGTATCGCCATGTCGCACGTGCTCGGTGACACGGTCGTGCCGATCCGCCTGCGCACGGTCGCGGCGAACATCTTCACGACGCCGGAGATCGCGACGGTCGGGTACTCGGAGGTGGCGCTCCAGGCGCAGAAGTCCAAGTACTCGGTGACGATGCTGCCGCTCGCCCGCAACGCGCGCGCCAAGATGCTGGGCATGCGTCACGGCTTCGTCAAGCTGTTCTTCCACCCGGACGCCGGCGTCGTCCTGGGCGGCGTCGTCGTCGCGCCTCGCGCGAGCGAGCTGATCTTCCCGATCACGCTCGCCGTCCAGCACCGCCTCACGGTCGACGACGTCGCGGAGGCGTTCACGATCTACCCGTCGCTCACGGGCTCGATCGGCGAGGTCGCTCGCATGGGGCACCACCGCCGGCTCGACTGA